The Armatimonadota bacterium genome includes a region encoding these proteins:
- the greA gene encoding transcription elongation factor GreA — protein MALQRARIAPSLDPMEELELESSQPMLLTPEGHKRLQDELAHLTHVKRAEIAERIRESKDHGEFSEDNNELDEVKMEQAIVEDRINQLKMVLASADVIQNDQIPTDQVGLGSRVTVKDSERGIEFEVRMVASVEADPDNDYISEESPMGQALMGKKPGDTAEFDAPAGRLKYQVAKIGR, from the coding sequence ATGGCCCTTCAGCGTGCTAGAATCGCTCCCTCGCTCGATCCTATGGAAGAACTCGAACTCGAATCTTCGCAGCCTATGCTGCTCACCCCTGAGGGCCACAAGCGGCTCCAGGACGAGTTGGCGCACCTGACGCACGTCAAGCGCGCCGAGATCGCCGAGCGCATCCGCGAGAGCAAGGACCACGGCGAGTTCTCGGAAGACAACAACGAACTCGACGAAGTCAAAATGGAACAGGCCATCGTCGAGGACCGGATCAACCAGCTCAAAATGGTCCTCGCCAGCGCGGACGTCATCCAGAACGACCAGATCCCCACCGACCAGGTCGGGCTCGGGTCGCGGGTGACGGTCAAAGACTCCGAGCGCGGCATCGAGTTCGAAGTGAGAATGGTCGCGAGCGTCGAAGCCGACCCCGACAACGACTACATCAGCGAGGAATCGCCGATGGGGCAGGCGCTGATGGGCAAGAAACCCGGTGACACCGCCGAGTTCGACGCCCCCGCCGGAAGGCTCAAGTACCAGGTCGCCAAGATCGGCCGCTGA
- a CDS encoding PilT/PilU family type 4a pilus ATPase: MRDATSLKIRDLIEAGYAVTASDVMIKVGHMPMMKQFSAIKPLPGDWPVLDEEDIMRLLGEVMNARMKEKFEETNEMDLAFEIKGKARIRTNVYRQRGGPAAVMRIIPARIRTLEELGLPSVLAEQTKHRQGLILCTGPTGSGKTTTLAALLDIINEQRPVHIVTVEDPLEIVHEDKTAYFSQREIGIDTEDFMPALRAVVREAPDVILIGEMRDVITMHTALQAGETGHLVFSTVHTASAYETLDRIINMFPPHEKVHLCQRLANSLRAIIAQKLVPRADGQGRVVVPEILICTPTVSKAIEDGHFGDIYHLMNEGGFWGMQTMNQGLARYVKAGIISEEVAINYAGIVSELKQMLRR, translated from the coding sequence ATGCGTGACGCGACATCCCTCAAGATTCGGGACCTGATCGAAGCCGGCTATGCCGTGACCGCTTCGGACGTGATGATCAAGGTCGGGCACATGCCCATGATGAAGCAATTCAGCGCGATCAAGCCGTTGCCGGGCGATTGGCCGGTCTTGGACGAAGAAGACATCATGCGGCTGCTGGGCGAAGTCATGAACGCCCGGATGAAGGAGAAGTTCGAGGAAACGAACGAGATGGACCTCGCCTTCGAGATCAAAGGAAAGGCCCGCATCCGTACGAACGTCTACCGGCAGCGAGGCGGCCCCGCCGCCGTCATGCGGATCATCCCGGCCCGCATCCGGACGCTTGAGGAACTCGGGCTGCCGTCCGTCCTCGCCGAGCAGACGAAGCACCGCCAGGGCCTCATCCTCTGTACGGGGCCGACGGGTTCCGGTAAGACGACGACCCTCGCCGCCCTGCTCGACATCATCAACGAGCAGCGCCCGGTCCACATCGTCACGGTCGAGGACCCGCTCGAAATCGTCCACGAAGACAAGACCGCCTACTTCAGCCAGCGTGAGATCGGCATCGACACCGAGGACTTCATGCCCGCACTCCGCGCGGTCGTCCGCGAAGCCCCGGACGTCATCCTCATCGGTGAAATGCGCGACGTCATCACGATGCACACCGCGCTCCAGGCCGGTGAAACGGGCCACTTGGTGTTCTCGACGGTCCACACCGCGTCCGCCTACGAGACGCTCGACCGAATCATCAACATGTTCCCGCCGCACGAAAAGGTGCACCTCTGCCAGCGCTTGGCCAACTCGCTCCGTGCGATCATCGCGCAGAAGCTCGTCCCGCGCGCCGACGGTCAGGGCCGCGTCGTGGTCCCCGAAATCCTCATTTGCACGCCGACGGTCTCGAAAGCTATCGAAGACGGGCACTTCGGAGACATCTATCACCTGATGAACGAAGGCGGCTTCTGGGGCATGCAGACCATGAACCAGGGCCTCGCGCGGTACGTCAAGGCGGGCATCATCTCGGAAGAGGTCGCGATCAACTACGCGGGCATCGTGTCCGAGTTGAAGCAGATGCTACGCCGCTAA
- a CDS encoding sulfite exporter TauE/SafE family protein, producing MLWILGLAAAGGGVIAAISGFGIGSVLTPTLGLAVPAKLAVAAVSVPHFVATAYRLWLVREHVDRKILFSFGVTSATGGLLGAVVNLIAASRSLEIVLAALLLFVGIGGLTGWTKRLRFEGPWAWAAGAVSGFLGGLVGNQGGLRAGAMIGLGVNRDAFVATSTATGLIVDCARMPVYVATQGPALWKLLPEMTVMTVGVLVGTVLGVKVVRRLPEALFSQVVSTLLILLAAWLLAKPGGSFTYGTPVVAHLRDPGRTDVVRSLSERRANDERTTKGGPRASDRRPDRSTTGRPIQEPSDPSSSVAPSP from the coding sequence ATGCTCTGGATTCTTGGGCTTGCAGCCGCTGGGGGAGGCGTCATCGCCGCGATCAGCGGCTTCGGAATCGGGAGCGTCCTGACCCCGACCCTTGGTCTCGCAGTGCCGGCCAAGCTCGCCGTCGCAGCCGTTTCCGTCCCTCATTTCGTCGCTACGGCCTACCGACTCTGGCTCGTCCGCGAACACGTCGATCGCAAAATCCTCTTCTCGTTCGGAGTGACGAGTGCTACCGGGGGACTCCTTGGGGCCGTGGTCAACCTCATCGCGGCCTCCCGATCCCTGGAAATCGTGCTGGCCGCCCTGCTCTTGTTCGTCGGTATCGGGGGCTTGACCGGATGGACGAAGCGATTGCGCTTCGAAGGACCGTGGGCTTGGGCCGCGGGTGCCGTTTCGGGGTTTCTAGGAGGGCTGGTCGGAAACCAAGGCGGCCTTCGGGCAGGGGCCATGATCGGCCTAGGGGTCAACCGTGACGCCTTCGTGGCGACGAGCACGGCGACAGGTCTTATCGTCGACTGTGCGCGGATGCCGGTCTACGTCGCGACGCAAGGCCCTGCCCTGTGGAAGCTGCTTCCAGAGATGACGGTGATGACGGTAGGCGTACTTGTCGGGACGGTACTGGGCGTCAAGGTCGTGCGACGTCTCCCAGAAGCCCTGTTCTCACAAGTGGTCTCCACCTTGTTGATACTGCTCGCCGCGTGGCTTCTGGCCAAGCCCGGAGGGTCGTTCACGTATGGCACTCCTGTCGTCGCGCACTTGCGCGACCCCGGTCGCACCGACGTCGTCCGGTCGCTGAGCGAACGACGAGCGAACGACGAGCGAACGACGAAAGGTGGGCCAAGGGCGTCGGACCGGCGTCCGGACCGGTCCACGACCGGACGTCCGATCCAAGAGCCGAGTGATCCAAGTTCCAGCGTCGCGCCCTCGCCTTAG
- a CDS encoding ribose-phosphate pyrophosphokinase, producing the protein MDGIAVFSGQGHPSLARDIARDMGVPLRETLFRRFSNDCQYVQLLESCREKDVFIIQPLCPPVQENLMELLLMLDAARGASAKRRTAVIPHYAYARSDKKDSPRISIAARLIADVLATAGADRVLTVTLHSDQIHGFFSVPVDHLNALGVLAAHYKDLELRDTVVVSPDLGNARSASRFARMLGLPVAAGRKQRMADDRVVIDTVVGEVEGLDCLVMDDEIATGGSIIELLQKLRSLGARSFRIACTHGLLTGPAVERLSAPDDVLEIVVTDTVPIPEEKRGPKLKVLSVAPMLADAIARIHHGESVSTLFEP; encoded by the coding sequence ATGGACGGCATCGCGGTCTTTTCTGGTCAAGGACACCCGTCGCTCGCCCGGGACATCGCCCGGGACATGGGCGTCCCGTTGCGCGAGACCCTGTTCCGGAGGTTCTCGAACGACTGCCAGTACGTGCAACTGCTCGAGAGTTGCCGGGAGAAGGACGTCTTCATCATCCAGCCTCTGTGCCCGCCGGTCCAGGAGAACCTCATGGAGCTCCTGCTGATGCTGGACGCGGCGCGCGGGGCTTCGGCCAAGCGCCGGACGGCCGTCATCCCGCACTACGCCTATGCGAGGTCGGACAAGAAGGATTCTCCTCGCATTTCGATCGCGGCGAGGCTCATCGCCGACGTGCTCGCTACGGCCGGCGCGGACCGCGTTCTCACGGTCACGCTCCATTCCGATCAGATCCACGGCTTTTTCAGCGTGCCGGTCGACCATCTGAACGCTCTAGGCGTCCTCGCCGCACACTATAAGGACCTGGAACTGCGGGACACGGTCGTCGTCTCGCCGGACCTGGGTAACGCGCGGTCGGCCTCGCGGTTCGCCAGGATGCTGGGCTTGCCCGTGGCCGCCGGCCGCAAACAGCGGATGGCGGACGACCGGGTCGTCATCGATACGGTGGTCGGCGAGGTCGAAGGTTTGGACTGTCTCGTGATGGACGACGAGATCGCGACGGGGGGCAGCATCATCGAACTCCTCCAGAAGCTGCGGAGCTTGGGCGCCCGCTCGTTCCGGATCGCCTGCACCCATGGGCTCCTGACCGGGCCCGCCGTCGAGCGGTTGTCGGCCCCGGACGACGTCCTCGAGATCGTGGTGACCGACACGGTGCCGATCCCGGAAGAGAAGCGCGGCCCGAAACTGAAGGTGCTGTCGGTCGCCCCGATGTTGGCCGATGCGATCGCGCGCATCCACCACGGCGAGTCGGTCAGTACGCTGTTCGAGCCCTGA
- a CDS encoding Gfo/Idh/MocA family oxidoreductase, protein MALKWGILTAGNIAHKFAEGVSASKTGEVRAVGARDLDRARTLARPYGASAYGSYEEVVCDPDVDAVYVATPHHLHAEWTVRAAREGKAVLCEKPFTLTAPEAESALGSVRESGVFFMEAFMYRCSPQTRAVERLLKDGAIGKVKAVAATFCFKSKPDWQNFRTDGRVGGGGLLDVGSYCTSFARMAVGEEPVEVTYTADLSRGYDSFGAGTLVFPGGALASIACGIHLTMRNDAVVYGEEGMLVVDEPWKSFPGSHMTLLRDGKDPEVFEFGCTGTELYAYEADAVAEFLDRRECPYVSWEDTLANMRCLDRLRAACGYEFSV, encoded by the coding sequence ATGGCGCTGAAGTGGGGCATCCTGACGGCGGGCAACATCGCCCATAAGTTCGCCGAAGGCGTCTCGGCGTCCAAAACCGGCGAAGTCCGGGCGGTCGGTGCGCGCGACCTTGATCGGGCCCGCACTCTGGCCCGACCGTACGGCGCCAGCGCCTATGGAAGCTACGAAGAGGTCGTCTGCGACCCCGACGTCGACGCGGTCTATGTCGCGACGCCCCACCACCTCCATGCCGAGTGGACGGTCCGCGCCGCCCGGGAAGGTAAGGCCGTCCTCTGTGAAAAGCCGTTCACGCTGACCGCTCCCGAAGCGGAATCGGCCCTCGGATCCGTGCGCGAAAGCGGCGTGTTCTTCATGGAGGCGTTCATGTACCGGTGTTCGCCACAGACCCGGGCGGTCGAACGCCTTCTCAAAGACGGTGCGATCGGCAAGGTCAAAGCCGTCGCCGCGACCTTCTGCTTCAAGTCCAAACCGGACTGGCAGAATTTCAGGACGGACGGACGGGTCGGCGGAGGCGGGTTGCTCGACGTCGGGAGCTACTGCACGTCTTTCGCCCGGATGGCGGTCGGCGAAGAGCCCGTCGAGGTGACGTACACCGCAGACCTGTCACGGGGCTACGACTCCTTTGGGGCAGGGACGCTCGTCTTCCCTGGCGGCGCCCTGGCTTCCATCGCATGCGGCATCCACTTGACGATGCGGAACGACGCCGTCGTCTATGGTGAAGAGGGGATGCTCGTGGTCGACGAGCCGTGGAAGAGCTTCCCTGGATCGCACATGACTCTGCTGAGGGACGGCAAAGATCCCGAGGTCTTCGAGTTCGGGTGCACCGGCACCGAACTCTACGCCTACGAAGCCGACGCCGTCGCCGAGTTCCTCGACAGGCGCGAGTGCCCTTACGTGTCTTGGGAAGACACCCTGGCGAACATGCGGTGCCTCGACCGCCTGCGCGCCGCTTGCGGCTACGAATTTTCGGTCTGA
- a CDS encoding type IV pilus twitching motility protein PilT, with product MTNLTRLLHKVVEVDASDLHLKADNPPIMRIHGDLVRLDEPALSEEEHQKMLLEILNDERRERLMSFKECDLSYAIPGLARFRVNMFWQRGKIGAVFRLIPYKIRTIDDLKIPQVCKKVALLPRGLVIVTGPTGSGKSTSLAAIIDHINISERRHIMTIEDPIEYVHEDKKAIINQRELGTDTHSFADALRHVMRQNPDVILVGEMRDLETIQLAITAAETGHLVFSTLHTVDAAQTIDRIVDVFDPEQQEQIRTQLGVTLQAVVSQSLLPLKNGTGRVAAFEVMVATPSIRTMVREGKTHALYHDIQTGIEHGMQTLDGSLLGLVKDGLIDYEMALSKSSLPAEFSRRAVNMGLVSADMAHAPMS from the coding sequence ATGACCAATTTGACGCGCCTCCTTCACAAGGTTGTCGAAGTCGATGCCAGCGACCTGCACCTGAAAGCGGACAACCCGCCGATCATGCGCATACATGGCGACTTGGTCCGGCTCGACGAACCGGCGCTGTCCGAGGAAGAGCACCAGAAGATGCTCCTCGAGATCCTCAACGACGAACGTCGCGAGAGGCTCATGAGCTTTAAGGAGTGCGACCTGTCGTACGCCATCCCCGGCCTGGCCCGGTTCCGGGTCAACATGTTCTGGCAGCGCGGGAAGATCGGCGCGGTCTTCCGCTTGATCCCCTACAAGATCCGGACGATCGACGACCTGAAGATTCCCCAGGTCTGCAAAAAGGTCGCGCTCTTGCCGCGCGGGCTGGTGATCGTGACGGGCCCGACGGGTTCTGGCAAGTCGACGTCGCTCGCCGCGATCATCGACCACATCAACATCAGCGAGCGCCGGCACATCATGACGATCGAAGACCCGATCGAATACGTGCACGAAGACAAAAAGGCGATCATCAACCAGCGCGAGCTCGGGACGGACACCCATTCGTTCGCGGACGCTCTCCGGCACGTGATGCGTCAGAACCCGGACGTGATCCTCGTCGGCGAAATGCGCGACCTCGAGACGATCCAACTCGCGATCACGGCGGCCGAGACGGGGCACCTCGTCTTTTCGACCCTTCACACCGTGGACGCGGCCCAGACGATCGACCGCATCGTCGACGTCTTCGACCCTGAGCAGCAGGAACAGATCCGCACCCAGCTCGGCGTCACGTTGCAGGCCGTCGTTTCACAGTCGCTGTTGCCGCTCAAGAACGGGACGGGGCGCGTGGCCGCGTTCGAGGTCATGGTCGCGACGCCGTCGATCCGCACGATGGTCCGGGAGGGGAAGACCCACGCCCTGTACCACGACATCCAAACAGGCATCGAACACGGGATGCAAACGCTCGACGGGAGCCTGTTGGGCCTCGTGAAGGACGGCCTCATCGACTACGAAATGGCGCTGTCCAAGAGCTCCTTGCCTGCCGAGTTCTCGCGGCGAGCGGTCAACATGGGCCTCGTCAGCGCAGACATGGCCCATGCGCCGATGTCGTAA
- a CDS encoding type IV pilus twitching motility protein PilT, translating to MQGSDLHVKSDTGKVYVRVHGDLIPLDDVPHFTDQEFRDAMGRLLRQEQIDKFDRDMELDFALEVVGVSRFRGNMYIQREHAQAAFRVIPYDIQNMEDLNLPKVCYEFIERPRGLVLVTGPAGSGKSTTLAAMVDRVNSTQKVHIVTVEDPIEFVHEDRTALINQRELDVDTHSFANALKYVLRQDPDVILVGEMRDLDTIHLAITAAETGHLVFATLHTVDAVQTVDRIVDVFPNHQQQQIRMQLSVNLLGVVSQTLVKRKDGRGRVAAFEVLNATGAIRNQIRENKTYQIGSIIQTGARQGMQTLDQSLAKLTLAGLVTQPDAMSKAKDPGEYLRLISTGAPGDHGPGAASATAPPPPGQAPGAPAPPPGGVRGQPNRPGYNRGD from the coding sequence ATGCAGGGTTCCGACCTGCACGTCAAGTCCGATACCGGAAAGGTCTACGTCCGCGTCCACGGGGACTTGATCCCGCTCGACGACGTCCCCCATTTCACGGACCAAGAGTTCCGCGACGCGATGGGCCGGTTGCTCCGCCAAGAGCAGATCGACAAGTTCGACCGCGACATGGAGCTCGACTTCGCGCTCGAAGTCGTCGGGGTCAGCCGCTTCCGCGGGAACATGTACATCCAGCGCGAGCACGCCCAAGCCGCGTTCCGGGTGATCCCTTACGACATCCAGAACATGGAAGACCTGAACCTGCCGAAGGTCTGCTACGAGTTCATCGAGCGGCCCCGCGGATTGGTCTTGGTCACCGGCCCGGCGGGATCCGGCAAGTCGACGACGCTCGCCGCCATGGTCGACCGCGTCAATTCGACTCAGAAAGTCCATATCGTCACGGTCGAAGACCCGATCGAGTTCGTCCACGAAGACCGGACGGCCCTGATCAACCAGCGCGAACTCGACGTCGACACCCATTCGTTCGCCAACGCTTTGAAATACGTGCTGCGTCAAGACCCGGACGTGATCCTTGTCGGCGAGATGCGCGACCTGGACACGATCCACTTGGCGATCACGGCGGCGGAGACGGGCCACTTGGTCTTCGCGACCTTGCACACCGTCGACGCGGTCCAGACGGTCGACCGTATCGTCGACGTCTTCCCGAACCACCAGCAGCAGCAGATCCGGATGCAGTTGTCCGTCAACCTGCTCGGGGTCGTGTCCCAGACCCTTGTCAAACGCAAGGACGGGCGGGGGAGGGTCGCGGCCTTCGAAGTCCTGAACGCCACCGGGGCCATCCGGAACCAGATCCGGGAGAACAAGACGTACCAGATCGGATCGATCATTCAAACCGGAGCCCGTCAGGGGATGCAGACTCTCGACCAGTCGTTGGCCAAGTTGACTTTGGCAGGACTTGTGACGCAACCCGACGCGATGAGCAAGGCCAAAGATCCTGGGGAGTACCTCCGGTTGATCTCGACGGGCGCTCCTGGCGACCATGGTCCGGGCGCCGCGTCCGCGACCGCTCCCCCGCCTCCGGGCCAAGCACCGGGTGCGCCCGCGCCGCCACCCGGGGGCGTCCGAGGGCAACCGAACCGGCCGGGCTACAACCGCGGCGACTGA
- a CDS encoding phosphatidylinositol-specific phospholipase C/glycerophosphodiester phosphodiesterase family protein — MLLALALQVSVLTNAHAHNDYGHARPLFDALEQGFVSVEADVFLVEGELRVGHDRQGLRPGRTLDALYLKPLYERWKKWKSVYAQKTPFTLLVDIKADGEAVWARLERDLKPYRPMLQRVERRKLVKGAVSVVLSGDRPIATLSRLDSREAFIDGRLPDLDSDPSPLLIPLVSASYTDTFATPRADLSDDRRTKLADIVRRAHAQGRRVRFWAAPDDEPGWTLLQAAGVDLINTDKLKELRTFLTRK; from the coding sequence ATGCTCCTGGCACTGGCCCTGCAGGTCTCCGTCTTGACGAACGCGCACGCCCATAACGACTACGGACACGCCCGGCCTTTGTTCGATGCCTTGGAGCAGGGGTTCGTCAGTGTCGAGGCCGACGTGTTCCTTGTAGAGGGCGAACTCAGGGTCGGTCACGACCGTCAAGGGCTCAGGCCTGGGCGGACGCTCGACGCCCTGTACCTAAAGCCGCTTTACGAGCGCTGGAAGAAGTGGAAGTCCGTTTATGCCCAGAAGACGCCGTTCACGCTGCTCGTGGACATCAAGGCCGACGGTGAAGCCGTCTGGGCGCGGCTCGAAAGGGACCTGAAGCCGTACCGACCGATGCTCCAACGCGTCGAACGCAGGAAGTTGGTCAAAGGGGCCGTTTCCGTCGTGCTGTCCGGCGACCGCCCGATCGCGACGTTGAGCCGTTTGGACTCACGGGAGGCTTTCATCGACGGAAGGCTCCCCGACCTGGATTCGGACCCGTCTCCGCTCTTGATCCCCTTGGTCAGCGCGTCCTACACGGACACGTTTGCGACCCCTCGGGCTGACCTCTCGGACGACCGACGCACCAAGTTGGCCGACATCGTCCGGCGCGCCCACGCACAAGGACGTCGCGTACGGTTTTGGGCAGCCCCGGACGACGAGCCTGGTTGGACGCTCCTCCAGGCGGCCGGAGTCGACTTGATCAACACCGACAAGTTGAAGGAACTCAGAACGTTCCTGACCCGAAAGTAA
- a CDS encoding protein-disulfide reductase DsbD N-terminal domain-containing protein, with amino-acid sequence MMKPLALIGLSAVLAVAASAQKVTVSASAGAAKSGKVPVTVTIKIPEGYHIYSSKAHDTGIPTSVKSKTATFKVASASYPPTKPFTTLGETVQVYEGKTVIKLMLAPTKKLSGKQTVQLAVTSQACNDRTCMPPDTQVVSVSFKL; translated from the coding sequence ATGATGAAACCCCTCGCCCTGATCGGCCTCAGCGCCGTCCTCGCCGTCGCCGCATCCGCTCAGAAGGTCACCGTCAGCGCCTCCGCCGGAGCCGCTAAGTCGGGCAAGGTGCCCGTGACGGTCACGATCAAGATCCCGGAGGGATATCACATCTACAGCAGCAAGGCTCACGATACGGGCATCCCGACTTCGGTCAAGTCCAAGACGGCGACGTTCAAGGTCGCCTCGGCGAGTTACCCACCGACCAAGCCGTTCACGACCCTGGGCGAAACGGTCCAAGTCTACGAAGGCAAGACCGTGATCAAGCTCATGCTGGCGCCCACCAAGAAGCTGTCGGGCAAACAGACAGTGCAACTCGCCGTGACCAGCCAAGCCTGCAACGACCGCACGTGCATGCCGCCGGACACCCAGGTCGTCTCCGTTTCGTTCAAGCTGTAA
- a CDS encoding thioredoxin family protein, translating into MRRLTFVAIALALGAMAVAQQATVEQAQSKGMLAYLAFCFTGGLVSLLTPCVFPMVPVTVSYFSKREKGRALPEALAYSFGIVSTFAILGVAASAIFGATGITAFSANPWVNLVLGVVFIVLALNLFGLFEIQVPSFLTRKTNEQRSRGGLVGPYFMGITFSLTSFTCTAPIAGSLLAAAAKGGDLVAPTVGMATYGIAFAAPFFFLALSPSSLSKLPKSGEWMNTVKPALAFIELAAAVKFLSNADLGFELALITRPVFLVLWTAIFVGLALYLIGVPKALKSTGLARKAFGVASFAFAVFLAFGISKPSLGVVESFPPPDPYPAKTNASGHEGQVATKKDVKGRIEAANYDEALKLAKETGRPVFIDFTGVACVNCRLMEKHVFPKEVVSSELDKMVTVQLYTDRPKPEDQANQKLQQELAQNVALPTYVLLTPEGKVIGKFEGLAQSPEEFAGFLKKGGA; encoded by the coding sequence ATGCGTAGGCTGACGTTCGTCGCGATCGCACTCGCGCTCGGCGCCATGGCCGTAGCCCAGCAGGCTACGGTCGAGCAGGCGCAGTCCAAGGGCATGCTCGCCTATCTGGCGTTCTGCTTTACGGGCGGTCTTGTCTCGCTTTTGACTCCGTGCGTCTTCCCGATGGTGCCCGTCACCGTCAGCTATTTTTCCAAGCGAGAAAAGGGAAGGGCCTTGCCGGAAGCTCTCGCCTATAGCTTCGGCATCGTCAGTACGTTCGCCATCCTCGGCGTCGCCGCGTCGGCGATCTTCGGAGCGACGGGCATCACCGCCTTCTCGGCGAACCCGTGGGTGAACCTCGTCCTTGGCGTCGTCTTCATCGTGCTCGCCCTCAACCTGTTCGGGCTCTTCGAGATCCAAGTGCCGTCCTTCCTGACCCGAAAGACGAACGAGCAGCGCTCTCGAGGCGGCTTGGTCGGTCCGTATTTTATGGGGATCACGTTCTCGCTGACCAGCTTCACGTGTACGGCTCCGATCGCGGGCTCGCTTCTGGCTGCAGCGGCCAAGGGTGGAGACCTCGTCGCGCCGACCGTCGGGATGGCCACGTACGGAATCGCTTTCGCAGCCCCGTTTTTCTTCTTGGCCTTGTCTCCGTCGTCGCTGAGCAAGCTACCGAAGAGCGGCGAGTGGATGAACACCGTCAAGCCCGCCTTGGCCTTCATCGAACTGGCCGCCGCCGTCAAGTTCCTTTCGAACGCGGACCTCGGGTTCGAACTGGCCCTGATCACACGGCCTGTCTTCCTCGTCCTGTGGACAGCGATCTTCGTCGGGCTCGCGCTCTACCTGATCGGCGTCCCGAAAGCCCTCAAGAGCACGGGTCTGGCGCGCAAGGCCTTCGGGGTCGCGTCCTTCGCCTTCGCGGTGTTCCTCGCTTTCGGGATTTCAAAGCCGTCTTTAGGCGTCGTCGAATCGTTCCCGCCACCCGACCCCTATCCTGCGAAGACCAACGCGTCGGGCCATGAGGGACAGGTCGCGACGAAGAAAGACGTCAAAGGACGGATCGAGGCCGCCAACTACGACGAGGCGTTGAAGCTGGCAAAAGAGACAGGTCGACCGGTGTTCATCGACTTCACGGGGGTCGCGTGCGTGAACTGTCGGCTCATGGAAAAGCACGTCTTCCCCAAGGAGGTCGTTTCCTCGGAGTTGGACAAAATGGTGACCGTCCAGCTGTACACCGACCGTCCCAAGCCCGAGGACCAGGCCAATCAAAAGCTTCAGCAGGAGTTGGCCCAGAACGTCGCCTTGCCGACTTACGTGCTTCTCACGCCAGAGGGCAAGGTGATCGGAAAGTTCGAGGGTCTGGCCCAAAGCCCGGAAGAGTTCGCTGGGTTCCTGAAGAAGGGCGGCGCCTGA
- a CDS encoding MarR family transcriptional regulator produces MSDVLKEAERLEELLPLALRALFPGVEDEPLGDIPLSQMRVMRLLFARPRSSTELSTELGVSLPAVTQLVTKLEASGLVERTCSSSDKRCKTVGLSAEGREQMSARRRSRSDRAARVLGTMDPAVRRSLVEALERVVAPGQD; encoded by the coding sequence GTGAGCGACGTCCTCAAAGAAGCCGAGCGCCTCGAAGAACTTCTTCCTCTCGCCCTTCGGGCCCTGTTTCCTGGCGTCGAGGACGAACCCCTTGGCGACATTCCCCTCTCCCAAATGCGGGTGATGCGCCTGCTTTTCGCCCGTCCCAGGTCGTCGACGGAGCTCTCCACTGAACTCGGCGTCAGCTTGCCTGCCGTGACCCAGCTCGTCACCAAACTCGAGGCTTCGGGTCTGGTCGAACGGACATGCTCGTCCTCGGACAAGAGGTGTAAGACCGTGGGTTTGTCTGCTGAAGGACGGGAGCAGATGTCGGCACGGCGTCGATCAAGGTCCGACCGCGCCGCCCGCGTTTTGGGCACCATGGACCCCGCTGTCCGGCGGTCCCTCGTCGAAGCCCTCGAGCGTGTCGTCGCCCCGGGACAAGACTGA